From Paenibacillus sp. V4I7, one genomic window encodes:
- a CDS encoding helix-turn-helix domain-containing protein yields the protein MKIQYQHRHQPFHTFISTDNTYPLHLHKHVEITIVLSGKIQITINQKEYVLSEGDMVVIFPNQPHSYKTTESNRILLFFFDAAFPGDFTGDLMKHIPNQPMVPKEHLVYNVPIMLKALYERYMENCDNRLLKAYTSVIVGHVLPLLSLEKIEYTQDLDSIQRILAYVDLHFLEPVTLDMLSRELGVSKFHISRIFSDQLHTSFRDYVNGRRVALAQMLLLSTTNPVTEIAFDSGFNSLRSFYRAFKKEYGITPNDFRRNAQEVI from the coding sequence GTGAAAATCCAATATCAGCATCGTCATCAACCGTTTCACACATTTATATCTACCGATAATACCTATCCCCTTCATCTTCATAAACACGTTGAAATTACAATAGTCCTATCTGGCAAGATCCAAATTACCATCAATCAGAAGGAGTATGTTCTGTCTGAAGGAGACATGGTGGTTATTTTCCCCAATCAACCCCATAGCTACAAAACAACAGAGAGCAATCGGATCCTGCTGTTTTTTTTCGATGCTGCATTCCCAGGGGATTTTACGGGAGATTTAATGAAGCATATTCCAAATCAACCGATGGTTCCCAAGGAACACTTGGTTTATAACGTCCCGATCATGCTGAAAGCATTATACGAGCGATATATGGAAAATTGTGATAACCGTCTGCTTAAGGCTTACACCTCTGTCATAGTAGGACATGTTTTGCCATTATTATCCTTGGAAAAAATAGAGTACACCCAAGATCTGGACAGTATTCAAAGGATTCTTGCCTATGTGGACCTTCATTTCCTAGAGCCTGTAACCCTGGATATGCTTTCAAGGGAATTAGGGGTCAGCAAATTTCATATCTCACGAATCTTCTCTGACCAACTCCACACATCATTTCGGGATTATGTGAATGGCCGACGGGTAGCCCTTGCCCAGATGCTGCTGCTATCCACCACGAACCCGGTCACAGAGATTGCGTTTGACTCCGGATTTAACAGTTTGCGTTCGTTTTATCGTGCCTTTAAAAAGGAATATGGGATTACACCCAATGATTTCAGGAGGAATGCCCAGGAGGTGATATAA
- a CDS encoding Ig-like domain-containing protein: protein MHPCYTEYQMKSKDTKFRRVMAVLLSIAIAFSLSWVLPGGTGSAQSNESGFYGVPIVAFPGAEGGGAYTSGGRGGDVYVVTNLKDYSDNDEPIEGSLRHGILSTPVEGRTIVFNVSGTIELKNSLRFKNIKNLTIAGQTAPGNGITIAGWETNISNSENIIIRYISFRPGASNVFNGSDSMDALWGRDNKQFILDHCSFSWNTDETLSTYRGENGTIQWSIISESLTLSGHSKGRHGYGGIAGGDKTTFHHNLYLNHTSRNPRLGGGYAGAANADHVAVLQFSNNVIYNWGFNGVYGGGYNFTNFMNNIEIAGPGTRDSVVNQVIDAGERGKLGGFYISGNRINGEETGLLDGSSEYVKFSGDISGNNKTTIATEPYLSADSTGVNNGITNPAFDDYVLNGVEEASDQLLNIILRQAGATYPRRDAIDARVVAEVEKGLGRYVNTEHEVGGYISDFGVIEELRAADFDTNHNGITDEWEKEKGIWGTDDAYKTITDSGYTWLELYINGLVDSGHVAENPNAEITTPANNAQFALGEAIPVKIKASSEFGHRIEKVAVYNGSEYLGDAVLKGNHYEYTIKGLEDASYFISARIIDSKGNETQTTAANVHINTDNRTLAVGDWSSVDIGKPDIQGSASLTNNVITVKGNGKLGISEGSTEQSEESDASKDDFHFVYKKVTGDMEITAKLEEIGSVDNHAFTGLMVRNDLKDDSATAALGLSWVKLSKTYSWSTYLAGRETQGGDFNELTETLDSASNAEKAGIQLVPDIPFKINGVEQGYWLKLSRKGDTFYAYGSMDGKEWTPIGEKTVAMKGSVYVGFAVDSNDVSNDIEQLNYAKFSNVSFIDSLKTK, encoded by the coding sequence TTGCATCCATGTTATACAGAATACCAGATGAAAAGTAAGGATACGAAATTTAGAAGAGTCATGGCCGTCCTCTTAAGTATTGCGATTGCATTTTCATTGAGCTGGGTACTACCCGGTGGTACGGGTTCAGCCCAATCAAATGAAAGCGGTTTCTATGGAGTACCCATCGTCGCGTTTCCTGGTGCAGAAGGTGGTGGCGCCTATACCAGTGGTGGTCGTGGCGGTGACGTATACGTCGTAACCAACCTTAAGGATTATAGCGATAATGATGAACCTATCGAAGGGTCCCTTCGTCATGGGATTTTATCCACCCCAGTAGAGGGTCGTACGATTGTTTTTAACGTATCAGGAACGATTGAACTGAAGAATTCCTTAAGATTCAAGAACATCAAAAACCTGACCATCGCCGGGCAAACCGCACCGGGTAACGGCATTACCATTGCAGGATGGGAAACCAATATCAGTAATTCTGAGAACATCATTATCCGGTATATCTCTTTCCGTCCAGGTGCATCGAATGTATTTAACGGCAGTGATTCCATGGATGCCCTGTGGGGAAGAGACAACAAACAATTCATCCTTGATCATTGTTCCTTTAGTTGGAACACGGATGAGACCCTTTCTACATACAGGGGCGAAAACGGTACAATACAGTGGTCTATTATTTCAGAAAGCTTGACGCTCTCGGGACATTCGAAAGGTAGACATGGCTACGGTGGTATAGCAGGCGGAGATAAAACCACCTTCCATCACAATCTTTATTTGAACCATACCTCACGTAATCCAAGACTCGGCGGCGGATATGCCGGTGCAGCAAATGCAGACCATGTAGCCGTGCTTCAATTCTCCAACAACGTTATCTATAACTGGGGCTTTAATGGGGTTTATGGCGGCGGCTATAATTTCACTAATTTTATGAACAATATTGAGATTGCGGGACCGGGCACAAGAGACAGTGTTGTCAATCAGGTTATTGACGCAGGGGAACGTGGGAAGCTTGGCGGTTTCTACATCTCCGGGAATAGGATTAACGGTGAGGAGACAGGCTTGTTGGATGGATCATCAGAATACGTCAAGTTTTCCGGCGACATTAGCGGTAATAATAAAACAACTATCGCAACAGAACCGTATCTATCCGCAGATAGCACAGGAGTCAATAACGGGATTACCAATCCAGCGTTTGACGATTATGTACTAAACGGTGTAGAGGAAGCTAGTGACCAATTGCTGAACATCATTCTACGGCAGGCAGGCGCAACCTATCCGCGTCGTGATGCTATTGATGCAAGAGTGGTTGCAGAAGTGGAAAAAGGACTTGGAAGATATGTCAATACCGAGCATGAAGTTGGCGGATACATCTCGGACTTTGGTGTCATTGAAGAACTGCGTGCCGCTGATTTTGATACGAATCACAACGGTATTACCGACGAATGGGAAAAGGAAAAAGGGATCTGGGGCACCGACGATGCCTATAAAACCATTACAGACAGCGGCTATACCTGGCTTGAGCTTTATATCAACGGTCTTGTAGATAGTGGGCATGTAGCTGAAAACCCTAATGCTGAAATAACGACACCAGCGAACAATGCGCAGTTTGCATTGGGCGAAGCGATACCCGTGAAAATTAAAGCTTCTTCCGAATTCGGACACCGTATAGAAAAGGTAGCGGTATACAATGGTTCTGAATATCTGGGTGACGCTGTATTAAAAGGAAACCATTATGAATACACCATCAAGGGACTTGAGGATGCTTCTTACTTTATTTCCGCAAGAATTATAGATTCAAAAGGAAATGAGACTCAAACTACTGCAGCCAACGTTCATATCAACACCGATAACCGTACATTAGCTGTTGGAGATTGGTCATCGGTTGACATCGGCAAGCCGGACATCCAAGGTTCTGCAAGCCTGACTAATAATGTGATCACTGTAAAAGGAAACGGAAAGCTTGGCATTAGCGAGGGCAGCACGGAACAATCAGAAGAATCGGACGCTTCCAAAGATGATTTTCATTTCGTCTATAAGAAAGTGACTGGAGATATGGAAATCACTGCAAAGCTAGAGGAAATTGGATCCGTTGACAACCATGCATTCACAGGCCTGATGGTTCGCAATGACCTGAAAGATGACAGTGCAACCGCAGCCCTGGGACTTTCCTGGGTGAAGCTCTCAAAAACATACAGCTGGTCAACCTATTTGGCAGGAAGGGAAACACAAGGTGGAGACTTTAATGAATTGACCGAAACACTGGACAGCGCTTCAAATGCCGAAAAGGCGGGCATTCAGCTTGTACCAGACATTCCATTCAAGATCAACGGTGTCGAACAGGGTTACTGGCTCAAGCTTAGCCGCAAGGGCGATACCTTTTATGCTTATGGCTCCATGGACGGTAAAGAATGGACACCGATCGGTGAGAAAACTGTAGCGATGAAGGGTTCGGTGTATGTTGGTTTTGCCGTAGACAGCAATGATGTTTCAAATGATATCGAGCAGTTGAATTATGCGAAATTCTCAAATGTTAGCTTTATTGATAGCTTAAAAACCAAATAG
- a CDS encoding S-layer homology domain-containing protein, with protein MGKGTGNIYFYCAIASILQKDYSRASDYFELAERYIPERSSAIKKLGLIEGTGTYQFNPNAQATRAEAVTVLLKMLVLENK; from the coding sequence CTGGGAAAAGGCACAGGCAATATCTATTTCTATTGTGCTATCGCCTCCATTCTTCAAAAAGACTATTCGCGGGCTTCGGATTACTTCGAGCTTGCAGAACGATATATACCGGAAAGAAGCTCAGCAATAAAGAAGCTTGGCCTTATAGAAGGTACAGGTACATACCAATTCAATCCGAACGCCCAAGCAACAAGGGCAGAGGCTGTAACGGTTCTGCTGAAGATGCTGGTGCTAGAGAACAAGTAA
- a CDS encoding YbhB/YbcL family Raf kinase inhibitor-like protein — protein sequence MKNELNNPFARLPEVASFNVTSSDIPENNVLSAPQLSGKFGVDGGQDISPELKWSGAPEGTKSYAVTVYDPDAPTGSGFWHWSVSNIPANVTELPSGAGSEDGSGLPNGAIQLNNDASFAGYIGAAPPVGDGPHRYYFIVHALDVEDLGVKANATPAFLGFNMLTHTLGRAVIVATFER from the coding sequence ATGAAAAATGAGCTAAATAATCCGTTTGCAAGATTGCCGGAAGTAGCCAGCTTTAATGTGACAAGTTCGGATATCCCTGAAAATAATGTATTATCCGCTCCACAGCTTTCAGGAAAATTTGGGGTAGATGGCGGGCAAGATATTTCACCTGAATTGAAATGGTCCGGTGCCCCGGAAGGGACAAAAAGTTATGCAGTTACGGTGTATGACCCGGATGCTCCTACTGGATCAGGATTTTGGCATTGGTCTGTCTCTAATATTCCCGCTAACGTGACAGAATTGCCATCTGGAGCAGGAAGTGAGGACGGGTCTGGTTTGCCAAACGGAGCTATTCAATTGAACAACGATGCCTCGTTTGCAGGTTATATTGGTGCTGCGCCACCCGTTGGAGATGGACCGCACCGCTATTATTTTATTGTTCATGCTTTGGATGTTGAGGATTTAGGTGTTAAGGCTAATGCAACACCAGCTTTTCTAGGCTTTAATATGCTCACCCATACTCTAGGCAGAGCGGTAATAGTAGCAACGTTTGAAAGATAA
- a CDS encoding LysR family transcriptional regulator — protein MELRHLEAFKVVCEQLHFTKAAELLNIAQPTLSQQIKALEYEIGTPLFDRMGKRIAITEAGQILYEQCSQIFRNLDYAHDAINDLRTMQRGKLVLGVLPCDLDELLTPVMIEFHQEFPNIQLLIQDSNRIVEEVLEGNIDIGITVIPVMEDSKLVRVPLYTEKFAVAVSKSSELSVRSQICLKELKDLSLVMFPDHHHCRKLVNSYCEDQNFDLTPIIETSTMISLKRFVKNNIGGTVLPKPLLKTWDDRFYHIINLVEPTPKRDIGIVYRSDRFLGQASRMFISKVKEQFT, from the coding sequence ATGGAACTGAGGCACCTGGAGGCATTTAAGGTTGTTTGCGAACAGTTGCATTTCACGAAAGCGGCGGAACTTCTAAACATAGCACAGCCGACTTTAAGTCAGCAAATCAAAGCGTTAGAGTATGAGATCGGGACGCCTCTGTTTGATCGTATGGGCAAGCGAATTGCAATAACAGAAGCGGGACAGATTCTTTACGAACAGTGTAGCCAAATTTTCAGAAACTTGGACTATGCTCATGATGCGATTAACGACTTGCGCACGATGCAGCGCGGAAAATTAGTCTTGGGAGTACTACCATGTGATTTGGATGAACTTTTGACACCCGTGATGATTGAATTCCATCAAGAGTTTCCTAACATCCAGCTCCTGATTCAAGATTCTAATCGAATTGTTGAGGAAGTATTGGAAGGAAACATCGATATCGGCATTACTGTAATTCCTGTTATGGAAGACAGCAAGCTTGTCCGTGTGCCTTTATATACAGAAAAATTTGCAGTGGCAGTATCGAAAAGTAGTGAATTGTCTGTACGCTCGCAAATATGCTTGAAGGAACTCAAAGATTTGAGTCTCGTGATGTTTCCTGATCATCATCATTGCCGCAAGTTGGTAAATTCCTATTGTGAAGACCAGAACTTTGATTTGACCCCAATTATCGAAACATCAACAATGATTTCATTAAAACGATTTGTTAAAAACAATATTGGCGGGACCGTTTTGCCCAAACCGCTTTTGAAAACCTGGGATGACCGATTCTATCATATAATAAATTTGGTTGAGCCTACACCCAAACGAGATATTGGCATCGTGTATCGGTCTGACAGATTCCTAGGTCAAGCTAGTAGAATGTTTATTAGTAAAGTAAAGGAGCAATTCACGTAA
- a CDS encoding response regulator: MPNILIVDDEAIFRKGIRLMIADMHSEWIVIEEAMDGVEALEKIEELQPDLIITDIKMPRMDGIQLQYIVKERYPQIACVVMSGYNDFQYARESLRLGAKDYLMKPFEREELYDLLGKLQEEFALEKQQNKVNAKDRQVQNQMRHHVLAGLLTGSIHHAETELLENVGILFPHPNTSCLVAKLDRDSVTDERYYQLNPSLFTVYMQQFIQESIDKSLLGHVFILHDNEVVALINHEEGESSFSEIEKLTNRIRKEIRGQSNFTITFGLGSPAKDLESISKSYKEAGLALLYRLVIGGDRLLSSETIAEMKMEKFEWHSSDWNLLNQFVQEGDLANVQYQASQFVTKLCQQWHDPEIIQQQICKMLLHFYEQAVNLAVVKQWLQATDVKQVLMDIYSISSSKELIERCQKLLGDLSVCMANRKKKFVTSPVELVVRYVEEHYAESITLNMMAEIVYLSPSYLSSLFKSKQGQSFIDFLTEKRIEKAKTMLLYSDEKIQVISDSTGFTNIRHFNRVFKTLTNRTPTEYREGKNIGVN; this comes from the coding sequence ATGCCTAATATCCTAATCGTAGATGACGAAGCCATTTTTCGTAAAGGCATTCGGCTAATGATTGCAGATATGCACTCTGAATGGATCGTTATTGAGGAAGCTATGGATGGCGTGGAAGCCTTAGAAAAAATAGAGGAACTACAGCCCGATTTGATAATTACAGATATCAAAATGCCACGGATGGATGGTATCCAGCTGCAGTATATTGTGAAGGAAAGGTATCCGCAGATTGCTTGTGTTGTGATGAGCGGGTATAACGATTTCCAATACGCTCGTGAATCTCTAAGATTAGGAGCAAAAGATTACTTAATGAAACCGTTCGAAAGAGAAGAATTATATGATTTGCTAGGCAAGCTGCAGGAAGAGTTTGCGCTTGAAAAGCAGCAAAATAAAGTGAATGCCAAAGATAGACAAGTACAGAATCAAATGCGTCACCATGTATTAGCCGGTCTACTAACGGGGAGCATTCATCATGCGGAGACAGAGCTGCTTGAGAATGTAGGAATTCTATTTCCACATCCTAATACTAGCTGTTTGGTTGCTAAGCTTGACCGAGATTCCGTAACAGATGAAAGATATTACCAATTGAATCCATCTTTGTTTACCGTCTACATGCAGCAATTTATTCAGGAGAGCATCGACAAATCCCTACTTGGACATGTTTTTATTTTGCATGATAACGAGGTTGTTGCTTTAATCAATCATGAGGAAGGGGAATCCTCGTTTTCAGAAATAGAGAAATTAACGAACCGAATACGCAAGGAAATCCGCGGGCAATCCAATTTTACAATCACGTTTGGACTAGGCAGTCCTGCCAAGGACTTGGAGTCTATTTCTAAATCCTACAAGGAAGCGGGATTAGCATTATTGTACCGATTGGTTATTGGCGGAGATCGCTTGCTTTCAAGTGAGACCATTGCCGAAATGAAAATGGAGAAGTTCGAATGGCATTCCTCCGATTGGAACCTGCTCAATCAGTTTGTCCAAGAAGGCGATTTGGCTAATGTACAATACCAAGCAAGTCAATTCGTAACCAAGCTTTGCCAACAATGGCATGACCCAGAGATCATTCAACAGCAAATTTGCAAAATGCTGCTGCATTTCTATGAACAGGCAGTCAATTTGGCTGTGGTTAAACAGTGGCTGCAGGCTACCGATGTGAAGCAGGTGTTGATGGATATTTACTCCATTTCGTCCAGTAAAGAATTGATCGAACGCTGCCAGAAGCTGTTAGGTGATTTAAGTGTTTGCATGGCGAATCGCAAGAAAAAGTTTGTAACCAGTCCAGTTGAATTGGTTGTGCGATATGTCGAAGAACACTATGCTGAATCTATAACCCTAAACATGATGGCGGAAATCGTTTATCTGAGCCCGTCCTATTTAAGCAGCTTGTTTAAAAGCAAGCAAGGTCAGTCTTTTATCGATTTTCTTACGGAAAAACGAATTGAAAAAGCGAAAACGATGCTGCTCTACTCGGATGAAAAAATTCAAGTGATCTCGGATTCAACGGGCTTTACGAATATTCGGCATTTCAATCGCGTGTTTAAAACGCTTACGAATCGAACCCCTACAGAATACCGTGAGGGTAAGAATATCGGAGTGAATTAG
- a CDS encoding sensor histidine kinase produces MRKRSLIPIFRFSRIQLQNRLQWIQNLPIAVKLIVISFILIAVPLGIASYLTYTSYSASIQKNTGKYQMDVVKELTANIDTYMNELNLLTLLPYQSQQILKYLETGGRSDANLSFNERVTIEDFTKRVFANGRVDISGLTLYRVSGGTYTAMLEEQANYSLKRVEGEPWYEKVSKTGKIVYIGTFNKNALDTNNQVYSFARKIRSVDTGKVLGYLVLDVDKNMIRNKIEAISNDKKNIMIVDNEGSMIYKSMEYWIDSDKLLPYKGAGTVVYKQNNDTELLSYYTSPFTGWTMIEMVPLATLLQDTVYVRNYIILIGAVCLLLAFIIFTIFALRITNPISELRNLMKKVVVGDLHVSIPISSRDEIGQLSQSFNIMVSKLSDLGYRLYESEIREKNAQISALQSQINPHFLYNTLGSISMYAEIQGNREVVKMTNNLSKLLRYSINSHKSQVPLNMELEHVKGYMAIQQIRFEDKIQFHVNIEPELLSYSVIRFILQPIIENSIVHGIDKGNGYGNIILTGKKQDDNMLITIQDDGAGMSAVQLQHLLDKKFDFASSEEGTGGHGLMNVHRRIALRYGNQYGIKIASSLKQGTTIFLTLPLIEDHLEGGKRDA; encoded by the coding sequence ATGCGCAAAAGATCATTAATACCAATCTTCAGATTCAGCAGAATACAGCTCCAAAATAGGCTGCAGTGGATCCAAAACCTGCCTATTGCCGTTAAGCTTATTGTTATTAGCTTTATACTTATTGCCGTTCCGCTCGGAATTGCCAGTTATTTGACTTATACGAGCTATTCCGCATCGATTCAAAAAAATACCGGCAAATATCAAATGGACGTCGTGAAGGAATTAACCGCTAATATCGATACCTATATGAATGAACTCAATTTGTTAACTCTGTTGCCTTACCAATCACAGCAAATATTGAAATATTTGGAAACTGGCGGGCGATCGGATGCGAATCTTTCGTTTAATGAAAGGGTGACGATCGAGGATTTTACGAAGCGGGTATTTGCTAATGGAAGAGTGGATATTTCAGGGTTAACCCTTTATAGAGTTTCTGGCGGTACTTACACGGCCATGTTGGAGGAGCAAGCTAATTATTCACTAAAAAGGGTTGAAGGTGAGCCATGGTATGAAAAAGTATCCAAGACAGGAAAAATCGTTTATATCGGCACCTTCAACAAAAATGCCTTAGACACAAATAACCAGGTGTATTCCTTTGCCAGAAAAATCCGCAGCGTAGATACGGGTAAGGTTCTAGGCTATCTAGTGCTGGATGTGGATAAGAATATGATTCGCAACAAAATTGAAGCTATTTCCAACGATAAGAAGAACATTATGATCGTCGATAACGAGGGATCGATGATCTATAAAAGCATGGAATATTGGATTGATTCCGATAAATTACTGCCATATAAAGGTGCGGGGACTGTTGTTTATAAGCAAAACAATGATACGGAGCTCTTATCCTACTATACTTCACCCTTTACGGGCTGGACGATGATCGAAATGGTACCGCTTGCCACTCTGCTTCAGGACACCGTATATGTTAGGAACTATATCATCCTGATCGGAGCGGTTTGTTTGCTCCTTGCATTCATTATTTTCACTATTTTCGCCCTGCGTATTACGAATCCGATTAGCGAATTGCGTAATTTAATGAAAAAGGTTGTAGTCGGAGACTTACATGTATCAATTCCCATCAGCAGCCGTGATGAGATTGGGCAGCTGAGTCAATCGTTTAATATCATGGTATCAAAGCTAAGTGACTTAGGTTATCGTCTTTATGAATCGGAAATTAGAGAGAAGAATGCGCAAATATCGGCTTTGCAGAGCCAAATTAACCCGCATTTTTTATATAATACCCTAGGTTCGATTAGCATGTACGCAGAAATACAAGGCAACCGTGAAGTGGTTAAAATGACTAATAATTTAAGCAAGCTGCTGCGTTACAGTATCAATAGTCACAAAAGCCAAGTGCCGCTTAATATGGAACTAGAGCATGTGAAAGGCTATATGGCTATACAGCAAATCCGTTTTGAGGATAAAATTCAGTTCCACGTAAATATTGAGCCTGAACTGCTTTCCTATTCCGTTATTCGGTTTATTTTACAGCCGATCATTGAGAATAGTATTGTGCATGGCATTGATAAGGGGAATGGATATGGCAACATTATCCTTACAGGAAAGAAGCAGGATGATAATATGCTGATCACCATTCAAGATGATGGAGCGGGTATGAGTGCGGTTCAATTGCAACATTTATTGGATAAAAAATTCGATTTTGCCTCCTCTGAGGAGGGCACAGGCGGTCATGGTTTAATGAATGTGCATCGAAGAATTGCTTTGCGCTATGGCAATCAGTATGGCATTAAGATAGCGAGCAGTCTTAAACAAGGAACAACCATATTCCTTACTTTACCGCTCATAGAAGATCATCTTGAAGGGGGTAAAAGGGATGCCTAA
- a CDS encoding extracellular solute-binding protein, whose amino-acid sequence MAELIQQYNNENKDHVKIEQINNNSGDYYPKLSTAIVTEEAPDIAIVHSAKYSQYAPAGFLTDLNELAVEAGVNWNDFNPTILKSTVAEDKHLGIPLDTHLEVMYYNKTWLKLAGLLDEKEKPILSNGEEGFIQFLQKIRASVPEHISPLAEPNVRIDSFWLWYSFYNQMSMDGGRFYTDDGKAAAIDNPSALQSLQFVNSLYTSKLIHPNINDTVQNFAKGNAAILITGVWATGTFEKAADLNFGVTKIPQIYDHPAVWGDSHTFSLPYHEKPDKQKQIAAIKFANWVAAHGASWAKAGHIPAVKKAVESKEFQQLKYRPDYASSADDVKYFPNQPRQGTINDELVREFEKMMVGQTTPQEVLHNAQKIINTNLQIQQNTAPK is encoded by the coding sequence ATGGCCGAATTAATCCAGCAATATAATAATGAGAATAAAGATCACGTTAAAATAGAACAGATTAACAATAATTCTGGTGATTATTATCCTAAGCTCTCAACGGCAATCGTGACAGAAGAAGCGCCCGATATTGCGATTGTTCACTCAGCCAAATATTCACAATATGCGCCAGCGGGCTTCTTGACAGATTTGAATGAACTGGCTGTCGAGGCTGGCGTTAATTGGAACGATTTTAATCCGACGATTTTGAAAAGCACGGTTGCCGAAGATAAGCATTTGGGAATTCCACTAGATACACATCTAGAAGTCATGTACTATAACAAAACTTGGCTGAAGCTGGCTGGCCTTCTAGATGAGAAAGAAAAGCCTATTTTATCCAATGGTGAAGAAGGGTTCATTCAATTTCTACAAAAAATCCGTGCGAGTGTACCGGAACATATCTCTCCTCTGGCTGAGCCGAATGTGCGAATTGACTCCTTCTGGTTATGGTATTCCTTCTATAATCAGATGAGCATGGATGGTGGACGATTCTATACCGACGATGGAAAAGCGGCAGCCATTGATAATCCTTCTGCGCTGCAATCCTTGCAATTTGTGAATTCTCTTTATACTAGTAAGCTCATCCATCCTAATATTAACGATACGGTTCAGAACTTTGCTAAAGGAAACGCAGCCATTTTAATTACGGGCGTTTGGGCAACGGGTACTTTTGAAAAAGCTGCAGACTTGAATTTTGGTGTTACCAAAATACCTCAAATCTACGATCATCCAGCGGTTTGGGGAGACTCTCACACGTTTTCTCTTCCCTATCATGAGAAGCCGGATAAGCAAAAGCAGATAGCAGCCATTAAATTTGCCAATTGGGTAGCGGCTCACGGTGCAAGCTGGGCGAAGGCCGGTCATATCCCGGCTGTGAAGAAAGCTGTAGAATCGAAAGAGTTTCAGCAGCTTAAATATCGTCCGGACTATGCCAGCTCGGCGGATGATGTGAAATATTTTCCAAATCAACCGCGACAGGGAACGATTAATGATGAACTTGTGCGTGAGTTTGAAAAGATGATGGTGGGTCAAACAACACCACAAGAGGTGCTGCATAATGCGCAAAAGATCATTAATACCAATCTTCAGATTCAGCAGAATACAGCTCCAAAATAG
- a CDS encoding glycoside hydrolase family 43 protein, whose protein sequence is MRILIALLGCILLFSGCSKGVVEEAVKETKSTVSRAKEAKTFTNPILDNGADPWVTSKDGTYYYTHTTGNSIRIWKSQTLTGLSNAEYKNVWFPPVSGPNTSNIWAPELHYHKGKWYIYYAADDGQNENHRMFVLESETDDPLGKYIDRGMMDTSGRWAIDGTPLQKEDGTLYFIWSGWEGTVNVSQHLYIAPMSNPYTISGKPVEISRPTYDWELVGNPTINEGPQVLMHKDQIFVIYSASGSWTDDYCLGMLSTQMKSDLLNPASWKKHDKAVFSKTDQVFGPGHNSFAKSPDGKEDWILYHGAKTQGSGWNRNVRMQPFGWNPDGSPNFGTPIAEGVPIVVPSGE, encoded by the coding sequence ATGCGCATATTGATTGCTTTATTAGGTTGTATTTTGCTATTTTCGGGATGTTCGAAAGGGGTTGTAGAGGAAGCTGTGAAGGAAACCAAAAGTACGGTATCACGGGCAAAGGAAGCGAAAACGTTTACGAATCCTATACTGGACAACGGAGCCGATCCATGGGTCACTTCGAAGGATGGGACCTATTATTATACGCATACAACGGGAAACTCGATTCGGATATGGAAGTCGCAAACATTAACAGGGCTTTCAAATGCTGAATATAAAAACGTCTGGTTTCCACCTGTTTCAGGACCTAATACTTCAAACATTTGGGCACCTGAGTTACATTATCATAAAGGAAAATGGTATATCTACTACGCAGCAGATGACGGTCAGAATGAGAACCATCGGATGTTCGTGCTTGAATCGGAGACAGATGATCCTCTAGGGAAATATATAGATAGGGGAATGATGGATACTTCTGGCAGATGGGCAATCGATGGAACACCACTGCAAAAAGAAGATGGAACGTTATATTTCATTTGGTCCGGCTGGGAAGGTACGGTGAATGTAAGTCAACATTTGTACATTGCACCGATGAGTAATCCGTACACGATTAGCGGAAAACCAGTAGAAATCTCAAGACCCACCTATGATTGGGAATTGGTCGGGAATCCTACGATTAATGAAGGTCCGCAGGTATTGATGCATAAGGATCAAATTTTTGTTATTTATTCGGCAAGCGGCAGCTGGACCGATGACTATTGTTTAGGAATGCTGAGTACACAGATGAAAAGTGACTTGTTGAATCCTGCCTCATGGAAAAAACATGATAAAGCCGTATTTTCAAAAACAGATCAAGTATTCGGACCCGGTCATAACTCTTTTGCGAAATCGCCAGACGGGAAAGAGGACTGGATTTTGTATCATGGCGCGAAAACGCAAGGCTCTGGCTGGAATCGCAACGTGCGTATGCAGCCTTTTGGGTGGAATCCTGATGGATCGCCTAATTTTGGGACTCCGATTGCGGAAGGTGTTCCAATTGTTGTGCCTAGCGGTGAATAG